Proteins co-encoded in one Stenotrophomonas maltophilia genomic window:
- a CDS encoding MlaE family ABC transporter permease — protein MAHVTPNHAPQLEQDAHDPGLIHLSGTWTLKTALAAAEVLHGVPDKLTGIDATGIEQLDSAGVLQVLRVAHRADLGEEALQFRPDHQALVCTIEEVADDRPKPKRDFGVLAALERLGVSVHATGHNIKALCSFLGENLVKAARLVKEPRRFRLTATVHQMEQVGLDAVPLVALLSYLVGAVIAFLGSTILRDFGAEIYVVELVNIAFLREFAVLLTAIVLAGRTASAFTAQIGAMKAREEIDAMRTLGLDPVDLLVLPRLLALLVTLPLLTFIAMIAGLAGGITVGAFDLDIPPQMYIARMHETMEVRHMLVGLSKAPVFALVIGLIGCLEGLKVEGTAQSVGERTTSSVVQTISLVIIIDAFAALWFMHMDW, from the coding sequence ATGGCCCACGTGACCCCGAACCACGCCCCCCAGCTCGAGCAGGACGCCCATGATCCGGGCCTGATCCACCTGTCCGGCACCTGGACCTTGAAGACCGCGCTGGCCGCGGCCGAGGTCCTGCATGGCGTTCCCGACAAGCTGACCGGCATCGATGCCACCGGCATCGAACAGCTGGACTCGGCCGGCGTACTGCAGGTACTGCGTGTGGCCCATCGCGCCGACCTGGGCGAAGAGGCCCTGCAGTTCCGTCCGGATCATCAGGCGCTGGTGTGCACCATCGAGGAAGTGGCCGACGACCGGCCCAAACCCAAGCGCGATTTCGGCGTGCTGGCCGCGCTGGAGCGCCTTGGTGTCAGCGTGCATGCCACCGGCCACAACATCAAGGCGCTGTGCAGCTTCCTCGGCGAGAACCTGGTCAAGGCCGCACGCCTGGTCAAGGAACCGCGCCGGTTCCGGCTCACCGCCACCGTGCACCAGATGGAACAGGTGGGCCTGGATGCGGTGCCATTGGTGGCGCTGCTGTCCTACCTGGTCGGCGCGGTCATCGCCTTCCTCGGCTCCACCATCCTGCGTGACTTCGGCGCGGAGATCTATGTGGTGGAGCTGGTGAACATCGCCTTCCTGCGCGAGTTCGCCGTGCTGCTGACCGCGATCGTGCTGGCCGGCCGCACCGCCAGTGCGTTCACCGCGCAGATCGGTGCGATGAAGGCACGCGAGGAGATCGATGCGATGCGTACGCTGGGGCTGGACCCGGTCGATCTGCTGGTGCTGCCGCGCCTGCTGGCACTGCTGGTCACGCTGCCGCTGCTGACCTTCATCGCGATGATCGCCGGCCTGGCCGGCGGCATCACCGTGGGTGCGTTCGACCTGGATATTCCGCCACAGATGTACATCGCGCGCATGCACGAGACGATGGAAGTGCGGCACATGCTGGTCGGCCTGTCCAAGGCACCGGTGTTCGCGCTGGTGATCGGCCTGATCGGCTGCCTGGAAGGGCTGAAGGTGGAAGGCACCGCGCAGTCGGTGGGTGAACGCACCACCTCCAGCGTGGTGCAGACCATCTCGCTGGTGATCATCATCGACGCCTTCGCGGCGTTGTGGTTCATGCACATGGACTGGTGA
- the rimI gene encoding ribosomal protein S18-alanine N-acetyltransferase has translation MSAVSQPGPVRLRALRESDLNAVMAIELRGYPFPWTRGIFIDCLRAGYPGLAMERDGQLIGYGVLSLAADEAHVLNICIDPLAQSRGLGRQLLRALVQLARDRGAQRVFLEVRPSNTPALALYHSEGFNEIGRRPRYYPAAQGREDAVVMAIELVGDDLQAMPPL, from the coding sequence ATGAGTGCGGTCAGCCAGCCGGGGCCGGTGCGCCTGCGCGCGCTGCGCGAGAGCGATCTCAATGCGGTGATGGCGATCGAGCTGCGTGGCTATCCGTTTCCTTGGACCCGCGGCATCTTCATCGACTGCCTGCGCGCCGGCTATCCCGGCCTGGCGATGGAGCGCGACGGCCAGCTGATCGGCTACGGCGTGCTCAGCCTCGCCGCCGATGAGGCGCACGTGCTGAACATCTGCATCGATCCGCTGGCGCAATCGCGTGGCCTGGGCCGCCAACTGCTGCGCGCGCTGGTCCAGCTGGCCCGTGATCGGGGCGCGCAGCGGGTGTTCCTTGAGGTGCGCCCGTCGAACACGCCGGCATTGGCGCTGTACCACAGCGAAGGCTTCAACGAGATCGGCCGCCGGCCGCGCTATTACCCGGCCGCACAGGGTCGGGAGGACGCGGTGGTGATGGCCATCGAACTGGTCGGCGACGACCTGCAGGCGATGCCGCCGCTGTAA
- a CDS encoding DUF4124 domain-containing protein — translation MRALSSLGCLLLLASANAVAGPVYKWKDANGVTQYSETPPAGRKYETREQARSPQAAASAEAPAAPVPEPCSTARANLALLEGTGQVMHDTDGDGKPDTALTPEQRSAQKGLAEAAIKAYCPAE, via the coding sequence ATGCGTGCCCTGTCCAGCCTTGGATGCCTGCTGCTGTTGGCCAGTGCCAACGCCGTGGCCGGCCCGGTGTACAAGTGGAAGGACGCCAATGGCGTTACGCAGTACTCGGAGACCCCTCCGGCGGGCAGGAAGTATGAGACCCGTGAGCAGGCCCGCAGCCCCCAGGCCGCGGCCAGCGCCGAGGCTCCGGCCGCGCCGGTGCCCGAGCCGTGCAGTACCGCCCGCGCCAACCTGGCCCTGCTGGAAGGCACCGGCCAGGTGATGCACGACACCGATGGCGACGGCAAGCCCGATACCGCGTTGACCCCGGAACAGCGCAGCGCGCAGAAGGGGTTGGCGGAAGCGGCCATCAAGGCGTACTGCCCGGCGGAGTGA
- a CDS encoding H-NS family nucleoid-associated regulatory protein — protein sequence MSIDLTGLSARELGALIRTAKKQQTIVAKRRPITKVRAQLTKLAKTEGYTIEELFGDAPAPRARKVAKAAKAPSKTAGRKLGKVAPKYRNPANPKETWTGRGKQPRWMAELTAKGNKKPEDFLIKKA from the coding sequence ATGAGCATTGACCTGACCGGCCTGTCGGCACGCGAGCTGGGCGCCCTGATCCGCACCGCGAAGAAGCAGCAGACCATCGTTGCCAAGCGCCGGCCGATCACCAAGGTTCGCGCCCAGCTGACCAAGCTGGCCAAGACCGAGGGTTACACGATCGAGGAACTGTTCGGCGACGCCCCGGCACCGCGCGCGCGCAAGGTGGCCAAGGCCGCCAAGGCGCCGTCCAAGACCGCCGGCCGCAAGCTGGGCAAGGTGGCGCCGAAGTACCGCAACCCGGCCAACCCGAAGGAAACCTGGACCGGCCGTGGCAAGCAGCCGCGCTGGATGGCCGAGCTGACCGCCAAGGGCAACAAGAAGCCGGAAGATTTCCTGATCAAGAAGGCCTGA
- a CDS encoding EamA family transporter, whose product MPLSIFLLVLAAAALHASWNAIVKRGPDKFLGTVLVTGSAALLSSAALPFLPFPAAHSWPWLGASVLLQVTYYGLVARCYQQVDMSLAYPLMRGSAPILVALAGTLLGERLPPAAWLGVLLVSTGILCMALGARGGQLRLPLLTAAMIATYTLVDAQGARQSGNALSYTLWLFLLSGIPLPLWALYTRGGAVLDYARQHWPLGLAGGVGTTASYAMALWAMTQAPVAMVSALRESSILFALLISVFLLRERIPRARWLAASLIVSGVLALRLA is encoded by the coding sequence ATGCCTCTTTCGATCTTCCTGCTGGTTCTCGCCGCGGCGGCACTGCATGCCAGCTGGAATGCGATCGTCAAGCGCGGGCCGGACAAGTTCCTCGGCACCGTGCTGGTTACCGGCAGCGCCGCGCTGCTGTCGTCCGCCGCCCTGCCCTTCCTGCCGTTTCCCGCCGCGCACAGCTGGCCCTGGCTGGGCGCATCGGTGCTGCTGCAGGTGACCTACTACGGCCTGGTCGCACGCTGCTATCAGCAGGTCGACATGAGCCTGGCCTATCCGCTGATGCGTGGCAGTGCGCCGATCCTGGTCGCGCTGGCGGGCACCCTGCTCGGCGAACGGCTGCCACCTGCGGCCTGGCTGGGCGTGCTGCTGGTCAGTACCGGCATCCTGTGCATGGCACTGGGTGCACGCGGCGGTCAACTGCGCCTGCCGCTGCTGACCGCCGCGATGATCGCCACCTACACCCTGGTCGATGCGCAGGGCGCACGCCAGTCCGGCAACGCGCTCAGCTACACGTTGTGGCTGTTCCTGCTGTCGGGCATTCCGCTGCCGCTGTGGGCGTTGTACACGCGCGGCGGCGCGGTGCTGGACTATGCGCGGCAGCATTGGCCGCTGGGACTGGCCGGTGGCGTCGGCACCACGGCCTCCTATGCGATGGCCTTGTGGGCCATGACCCAGGCACCGGTGGCCATGGTCTCGGCGCTGCGCGAATCCTCGATCCTGTTCGCGCTGCTGATCTCGGTGTTCCTGCTGCGCGAACGCATTCCGCGCGCGCGCTGGCTGGCAGCGTCGCTCATCGTGAGCGGCGTATTGGCGTTGCGGTTGGCGTAA
- a CDS encoding proline--tRNA ligase yields the protein MRLSQFHLHTTKETPSDAELTSHRLMLRAGMIRKLASGLYTWSPLGLRVLRKVERIVREEMDRAGAVEFQIPTIQPKELWEQTGRWQKFGPQLLKIKDRKDQVFCYSPTAEEAACDFARSELSSYKQLPVNFYQVQTKFRDEIRPRFGVMRSREFLMKDAYSFHLHDECLVREYENMKSAYSRIFTRLGLDFRMVQADSGAIGGDASQEFHVIADSGEDALVFSTGSDYAANMEAAIAADPAPRAAATEAMRKVDTPTQKTCEDVAALLGIDLQRTVKSVALVAGEGQAQQFVLVLVRGDHEVNEIKLAKVAGLDEQRFASEAEIAEYLGSVPGFLGPVAPAKAIRVVADREVAAMSDFVVGANEAGFHLAGVNWGRDLPEPEVADIRNVRAGDRALDGGELKIARGIEVGHVFQLGRKYAEALDATVLDENGKAAVMAMGCYGIGISRVVAAAIEQNHDDAGIIWPDAMAPWQVVVCVINPKGDAAVAEAAASLLQELRDAGLDAALDDRGLRPGAMFADMELIGIPHRVVVSERGLAAGTYEYRSRRASEAESLDKASLLQRLQG from the coding sequence ATGCGCCTCTCCCAGTTCCACCTGCACACCACCAAGGAAACCCCCAGCGACGCCGAGCTGACCAGCCACCGGCTGATGCTGCGCGCGGGGATGATCCGCAAGCTCGCCTCCGGCCTGTACACCTGGTCGCCGCTGGGCCTGCGCGTGCTGCGCAAGGTCGAACGCATCGTGCGCGAGGAAATGGACCGTGCCGGCGCGGTGGAATTCCAGATCCCCACCATCCAGCCGAAGGAACTGTGGGAGCAGACCGGGCGCTGGCAGAAGTTCGGCCCGCAGCTGCTGAAGATCAAGGACCGCAAGGACCAGGTGTTCTGCTACAGCCCGACCGCCGAGGAAGCAGCCTGCGACTTCGCGCGCAGCGAGCTGTCCAGCTACAAGCAGCTGCCGGTGAATTTCTACCAGGTGCAGACCAAGTTCCGCGACGAGATCCGCCCGCGCTTCGGCGTGATGCGTTCGCGCGAGTTCCTGATGAAGGACGCCTATTCGTTCCACCTGCACGATGAATGCCTGGTGCGCGAATACGAAAACATGAAGTCGGCCTACAGCCGCATCTTCACCCGCCTGGGCCTGGACTTCCGCATGGTGCAGGCCGATTCCGGTGCGATCGGCGGCGATGCCTCGCAGGAATTCCACGTGATCGCCGATTCCGGCGAAGACGCACTGGTGTTCTCCACCGGCTCGGATTACGCGGCCAACATGGAAGCGGCGATCGCGGCCGATCCGGCGCCGCGTGCGGCCGCCACCGAAGCCATGCGCAAGGTCGACACGCCCACCCAGAAGACCTGCGAGGACGTCGCCGCCCTGCTCGGCATCGACCTGCAGCGCACCGTGAAGTCGGTGGCGCTGGTCGCCGGCGAAGGCCAGGCGCAGCAGTTCGTGCTGGTGCTGGTGCGCGGCGACCATGAGGTCAACGAGATCAAGCTGGCCAAGGTGGCCGGTCTGGACGAACAGCGCTTCGCCAGCGAAGCGGAGATCGCCGAGTACCTGGGCAGCGTGCCCGGCTTCCTCGGCCCGGTCGCCCCGGCCAAGGCCATCCGCGTGGTCGCCGATCGCGAAGTGGCGGCGATGTCCGACTTCGTCGTCGGCGCCAACGAAGCCGGCTTCCACCTGGCCGGCGTCAACTGGGGCCGCGATCTGCCGGAACCGGAAGTGGCCGACATCCGCAACGTGCGTGCCGGTGACCGGGCGCTGGACGGTGGCGAACTGAAGATCGCCCGCGGCATCGAAGTCGGCCACGTGTTCCAGCTCGGCCGCAAGTACGCCGAAGCACTCGATGCCACCGTGCTGGACGAGAACGGCAAGGCCGCGGTGATGGCGATGGGGTGCTATGGCATCGGCATCTCGCGCGTGGTGGCTGCCGCAATTGAACAGAACCATGACGATGCCGGCATCATCTGGCCGGACGCGATGGCACCGTGGCAGGTGGTGGTGTGCGTGATCAACCCGAAGGGTGACGCTGCGGTGGCCGAAGCGGCGGCCAGCCTGCTGCAGGAACTGCGCGACGCCGGCCTGGATGCGGCGCTCGATGACCGTGGCCTGCGCCCGGGCGCGATGTTCGCCGACATGGAACTGATCGGTATTCCGCACCGCGTGGTGGTCAGCGAACGAGGCCTGGCTGCAGGTACCTACGAGTACCGTTCGCGCCGCGCCAGCGAAGCCGAGAGCCTGGACAAGGCCTCCCTGCTGCAGCGCCTGCAGGGCTGA
- a CDS encoding valine--tRNA ligase: MTQLASSYDPKSFETDLYEAWEKAGHFKPSGTGEPYTILLPPPNVTGTLHMGHAFQQTLMDALVRYHRMRGYDTLWQVGTDHAGIATEMVVSRNLALEGKGETRDSLGREGFIGKVWEWKQQSGDTIERQMRRLGTSADWSRSTFTMDPQPSAAVNEAFVRWYEQGLIYRGQRLVNWDPVLKTAISDLEVESAEEDGFLWSIAYTLDDGLSYEHVERDADGVETLRETRDYLVVATTRPETLLGDTAVMVHPEDERYAHLIGKQVVLPLTGRRVPVIADDYVDRAFGTGVVKVTPAHDFNDYEVGVRHSLPMINLFTPVAALNENAPERFQGLDRYAARKAVLAELEDLGILVETRAHKLQVPRGDRTGQVIEPYLTDQWFVKMDDLAKRGLELVEDGTIAFVPPNWINTYRHWMNNIQDWCISRQLWWGHRIPAWFDAATGSCYVGRSEAEVRAKHNLGSDVVLNQESDVLETWFSSQLWPFSTLGWPNEQAMAERGFDRYLPSSVLITGFDIIFFWVARMIMATDNLVGKIPFKDVYFTGLIRDGQGQKMSKSKGNVLDPLDIIDGISIDDLVAKRTGGLMQPKMVEKIEKATRKEFPDGIAAHGADALRFTIAALATHGRDIKFDMNRAEGYKNFCNKLWNASRFALMNTEGAAFTGVPTPRTDAERWILARLAAVSAEAQGHYANYRFDLLAQCLYEFAWNEFCDWFLELSKPALNGADAADAESTRHTLLYVLEALLRLLHPLTPFITEQLWQQLAPRLGLAATTLSLRPYPTADEFAGDFAQAEADVEWLKAAISAVRRVRSELNVAPSKLVPLRLQAGLELDRVRIERFNASLSFLLKLDSIQWLAEGESAPPAAAAIVGELKLLVPLEGLVDLDAERARLDKEIARVEAEKEKSETKLARFTDKVPPAVVEQERVRLADWNTQLAGLREQRAKL; the protein is encoded by the coding sequence GTGCGCTACCACCGCATGCGTGGCTACGACACGCTGTGGCAGGTCGGTACCGACCACGCCGGCATCGCCACCGAAATGGTGGTCAGCCGCAACCTGGCGCTGGAAGGCAAGGGCGAGACCCGCGATTCGCTGGGCCGCGAAGGCTTCATCGGCAAGGTCTGGGAGTGGAAGCAGCAGTCCGGCGACACCATCGAGCGCCAGATGCGCCGCCTCGGCACCTCCGCCGACTGGTCGCGCAGCACCTTCACCATGGACCCGCAGCCGTCGGCCGCGGTGAACGAAGCCTTCGTGCGCTGGTACGAGCAGGGCCTGATCTACCGTGGCCAGCGCCTGGTCAACTGGGACCCGGTGCTGAAGACCGCCATTTCCGACCTGGAAGTGGAGAGCGCCGAGGAAGACGGCTTCCTGTGGTCGATCGCCTACACGCTCGATGACGGCCTGAGCTACGAGCACGTCGAGCGCGATGCCGACGGCGTGGAAACCCTGCGCGAGACCCGCGACTACCTGGTGGTGGCCACCACCCGCCCGGAAACCCTGCTGGGTGATACGGCGGTGATGGTGCATCCGGAAGACGAGCGCTATGCGCACCTGATCGGCAAGCAGGTGGTGCTGCCGTTGACCGGCCGCCGCGTGCCGGTGATCGCCGACGACTACGTGGACCGTGCCTTCGGCACCGGCGTGGTCAAGGTCACCCCGGCGCACGACTTCAACGACTATGAAGTCGGCGTGCGCCACAGCCTGCCGATGATCAACCTGTTCACCCCGGTGGCGGCGCTGAATGAAAATGCGCCCGAACGCTTCCAGGGACTGGACCGCTACGCCGCGCGCAAGGCGGTGCTGGCCGAGCTGGAAGACCTGGGCATTCTGGTCGAGACCCGCGCGCACAAGCTGCAGGTGCCGCGCGGCGACCGTACCGGCCAGGTGATCGAGCCGTACCTGACCGACCAGTGGTTCGTGAAGATGGACGACCTGGCCAAGCGCGGTCTGGAACTGGTCGAAGACGGAACCATCGCCTTCGTGCCGCCGAACTGGATCAACACCTACCGCCACTGGATGAACAACATCCAGGATTGGTGCATCAGCCGCCAGCTGTGGTGGGGCCACCGCATTCCGGCGTGGTTCGACGCCGCCACCGGCAGCTGCTACGTCGGTCGCAGCGAAGCGGAAGTGCGCGCCAAGCACAACCTCGGCAGCGACGTGGTGCTGAACCAGGAAAGCGACGTGCTGGAGACCTGGTTCTCCTCGCAGCTGTGGCCGTTCTCCACCCTGGGCTGGCCGAACGAACAGGCCATGGCCGAGCGCGGCTTCGACCGTTACCTGCCGTCGTCGGTGCTGATCACCGGCTTCGACATCATCTTCTTCTGGGTGGCGCGCATGATCATGGCCACCGACAACCTGGTCGGGAAGATCCCGTTCAAGGACGTCTACTTCACCGGCCTGATCCGCGACGGCCAGGGCCAGAAGATGTCCAAGAGCAAGGGCAACGTGCTCGACCCGCTGGACATCATCGACGGCATCAGCATCGACGACCTGGTCGCCAAGCGTACCGGCGGCCTGATGCAGCCGAAGATGGTGGAGAAGATCGAGAAGGCCACCCGCAAGGAATTCCCGGACGGCATCGCTGCCCACGGTGCCGATGCGTTGCGCTTCACCATCGCCGCGCTGGCCACCCACGGCCGCGACATCAAGTTCGACATGAACCGCGCCGAGGGCTACAAGAACTTCTGCAACAAGCTGTGGAATGCCAGCCGCTTCGCCCTGATGAACACCGAGGGCGCCGCATTCACTGGCGTGCCGACGCCGCGCACCGACGCCGAGCGCTGGATCCTGGCGCGCCTGGCGGCGGTGTCGGCCGAAGCGCAGGGCCACTACGCCAACTACCGCTTCGACCTGCTGGCGCAGTGCCTGTACGAGTTCGCCTGGAACGAGTTCTGCGACTGGTTCCTGGAACTGAGCAAGCCGGCATTGAACGGTGCCGACGCCGCCGACGCCGAAAGCACCCGCCACACCCTGCTGTACGTGCTCGAAGCGCTGCTGCGCCTGCTGCATCCGCTGACCCCGTTCATCACCGAACAGCTGTGGCAGCAGCTGGCGCCGCGTCTGGGCCTGGCCGCGACCACGCTGTCGCTGCGCCCGTACCCGACCGCCGACGAATTCGCCGGCGACTTCGCCCAGGCCGAGGCCGACGTGGAGTGGCTGAAGGCGGCCATCAGCGCCGTGCGCCGCGTGCGCAGTGAACTCAATGTCGCCCCGTCCAAGCTGGTGCCGCTGCGCCTGCAGGCAGGCCTCGAGCTGGACCGTGTGCGCATCGAACGCTTCAATGCCTCGCTGTCGTTCCTGCTGAAGCTGGACAGCATCCAGTGGCTGGCCGAGGGTGAAAGCGCACCGCCGGCCGCTGCGGCGATCGTCGGCGAGCTGAAGCTGCTGGTGCCGCTGGAAGGCCTGGTCGATCTCGATGCCGAGCGTGCGCGCCTGGACAAGGAAATCGCCCGCGTCGAAGCAGAGAAGGAGAAGAGCGAGACCAAGCTGGCCAGGTTCACCGACAAGGTGCCGCCGGCCGTGGTCGAGCAGGAGCGTGTGCGCCTGGCCGACTGGAACACCCAGCTGGCCGGCCTGCGCGAGCAGCGCGCGAAGCTGTAA
- the pssA gene encoding CDP-diacylglycerol--serine O-phosphatidyltransferase: protein MDPITPPPRSRTIYLLPNLFTTAGLFAGFYAIIAAANGDFVNASIAVFVAAVMDGLDGRVARLTGTSSEFGVQYDSLADLVSFGMAPALVMYHWSLSWLKFDDPLLGRVGWAVAFLYAACAALRLARFNTQVAVVDKRWFVGLASPAAAGLMMSFVWAFADGNLGWDGNQLRYVALAVTLVAALLMVSRIRFWSFKGGAAKDGRAERVPFLVLALVPVAIAIAVIDLPRVLFAVGILYALSGPVMWAVQRLRKKSEAA from the coding sequence ATGGACCCGATCACACCGCCGCCGCGCTCGCGCACGATTTACCTGCTGCCCAACCTGTTCACCACGGCCGGCCTGTTCGCGGGCTTCTACGCGATCATCGCTGCCGCCAACGGCGATTTCGTCAACGCCAGCATTGCGGTGTTCGTGGCCGCAGTGATGGATGGGCTGGACGGGCGCGTGGCGCGCCTGACCGGTACCAGCAGCGAGTTCGGCGTGCAGTACGACTCGCTGGCCGACCTGGTCAGCTTCGGCATGGCGCCGGCGCTGGTGATGTACCACTGGTCGCTGTCGTGGCTGAAGTTCGATGACCCGCTGCTGGGCCGCGTCGGCTGGGCGGTGGCATTCCTGTATGCCGCGTGCGCGGCCCTGCGCCTGGCCCGCTTCAACACCCAGGTGGCGGTGGTCGACAAGCGCTGGTTCGTCGGCCTGGCCAGCCCGGCCGCGGCCGGCCTGATGATGTCCTTTGTCTGGGCTTTCGCCGACGGCAATCTGGGCTGGGATGGCAATCAGCTGCGCTACGTCGCGCTGGCGGTGACCCTGGTCGCCGCGCTGCTGATGGTCAGCCGTATCCGCTTCTGGAGCTTCAAGGGCGGTGCCGCCAAGGACGGTCGTGCTGAGCGCGTGCCGTTCCTGGTGCTGGCGCTGGTGCCGGTGGCCATCGCCATCGCGGTGATCGACCTGCCGCGCGTGCTGTTCGCGGTCGGCATCCTGTACGCCCTGTCCGGCCCGGTGATGTGGGCCGTACAACGCCTGCGCAAGAAGTCCGAGGCCGCGTGA
- a CDS encoding threonine/serine ThrE exporter family protein: protein MSADAHTIPTPQATYAQRVAFVSEIAGRLHSYGTTAQRLETAVVALARQLDLDCEPWSNPTGIILSFSDPAQAIGSSDITRVIRLAPGENDLHKLSVADRIAEEVSNGRMSIAQGHTALRQLDKDPGRRGKLRTILSFSLGAAGVAGMWKLPWLDIATAGVIGLMIGLLGMVTDRRPATREAAEALAALLAGMVATLVASFIGALNLNTVIIASLVVLLPGMSLTNAVNELASQHWVSGTARFAGALTTIMKLSVGAMIAVTLADVLGLDPVIRAARPQGPWVEWGSLLTAAFAFAMLFKANRRDYPWVIAASVAGYAISKFGGHAWGAPAGIFLSAMLLTAGGNLFGRLVGRPGAIIRLPGIIMMVPGSTSLRGVLTLVQQQDVGAGQSVFLTVLNVVMALVAGLLFGNLLMPARKTL from the coding sequence ATGTCCGCAGACGCTCACACGATCCCCACGCCCCAGGCCACCTACGCACAGCGCGTGGCCTTCGTTTCCGAGATCGCCGGACGCCTGCACAGCTATGGCACCACGGCCCAGCGCCTGGAAACGGCGGTGGTGGCACTGGCACGCCAGCTCGATCTGGATTGTGAACCGTGGTCGAATCCCACCGGTATCATCCTCAGCTTCAGTGACCCGGCACAGGCGATCGGTTCCAGCGACATCACCCGGGTGATCCGCCTGGCTCCCGGCGAGAACGACCTGCACAAGCTCAGCGTGGCCGACCGCATCGCCGAGGAAGTGTCCAACGGCCGGATGAGCATCGCCCAGGGCCACACGGCGCTGCGCCAGCTGGACAAGGATCCGGGACGGCGCGGCAAGCTGCGCACCATCCTGTCCTTCAGCCTGGGCGCGGCCGGCGTGGCCGGCATGTGGAAACTGCCGTGGCTGGACATCGCCACCGCCGGTGTCATCGGCCTGATGATCGGCCTGCTCGGCATGGTCACCGACCGTCGCCCGGCCACCCGCGAGGCGGCCGAGGCGCTGGCCGCGCTGCTGGCCGGCATGGTCGCCACGCTGGTGGCTTCCTTCATCGGTGCGCTCAACCTCAACACCGTGATCATCGCCTCGCTGGTGGTGCTGCTGCCCGGCATGTCGTTGACCAACGCGGTCAACGAACTGGCCAGCCAGCATTGGGTATCGGGCACGGCGCGCTTCGCCGGCGCGCTGACCACCATCATGAAGCTCAGTGTCGGCGCGATGATCGCGGTGACCCTGGCCGATGTGCTCGGCCTGGACCCGGTGATCCGCGCCGCGCGGCCGCAGGGGCCGTGGGTGGAGTGGGGCTCGCTGCTGACCGCGGCATTCGCCTTTGCGATGCTGTTCAAGGCCAACCGTCGCGACTATCCATGGGTGATCGCCGCGTCGGTGGCCGGCTATGCCATCTCCAAGTTCGGTGGCCATGCCTGGGGTGCACCGGCGGGCATCTTCCTGTCGGCGATGCTGCTGACCGCCGGCGGCAACCTGTTCGGCCGCCTGGTCGGCCGCCCGGGCGCGATCATCCGCCTGCCCGGCATCATCATGATGGTGCCCGGCAGCACCAGCCTGCGCGGCGTGCTGACCCTGGTCCAGCAGCAGGACGTGGGTGCCGGGCAAAGCGTGTTCCTCACCGTGCTCAACGTGGTGATGGCGCTGGTGGCCGGCCTGCTGTTCGGCAACCTGCTGATGCCGGCCCGCAAAACCCTGTGA
- a CDS encoding DNA polymerase III subunit psi, protein MSQDLPVLWSPAQQAWLQAMGYAVYHDGQLAAELDAALQLSVANAEARAAPPAGPAHVDDAAHERHGGAAPAARPERPAPPRREPPVTAPDTAAATARPLPSGNARQPVVRLPDRLQIALLRASGCNPNDPATQALMDSWPLDQLRHDPAAKRALWPQLRALRKRGAA, encoded by the coding sequence GTGAGCCAGGATCTGCCCGTGCTGTGGTCGCCGGCCCAGCAGGCCTGGCTGCAGGCCATGGGCTACGCCGTCTACCACGACGGCCAGCTGGCTGCCGAGCTGGATGCCGCGCTGCAGCTGAGCGTGGCCAACGCCGAAGCCCGCGCTGCGCCGCCGGCCGGGCCCGCCCACGTGGACGATGCGGCCCACGAACGCCATGGCGGCGCCGCACCTGCGGCGCGCCCGGAACGCCCGGCACCGCCGCGTCGCGAGCCTCCGGTCACCGCACCGGATACCGCAGCGGCCACGGCACGTCCGTTGCCCAGCGGCAACGCCCGGCAACCGGTGGTGCGCCTGCCGGACCGGCTGCAGATCGCCTTGCTGCGTGCGTCGGGCTGCAACCCGAACGACCCGGCCACCCAGGCGCTGATGGACAGCTGGCCGCTGGACCAGCTGCGCCACGATCCGGCCGCCAAGCGTGCGCTGTGGCCGCAGCTGCGTGCCCTGCGCAAGCGGGGGGCAGCATGA